From one Lactiplantibacillus paraplantarum genomic stretch:
- the coaD gene encoding pantetheine-phosphate adenylyltransferase translates to MVTAVFPGSFDPITRGHLDMIQRASRFVDHLIVAVMVNTSKQPLFTMAEKVAMISDEVAELPNVEVQAATGLTVDFMASVHATVLVRGLRNEQDFGYERDIAWMNKSLDETIETICLIARPPYAYFSSSLIKEVAKMGADVSKYVPTAVAQKLHQRLGNDQHD, encoded by the coding sequence ATGGTGACAGCAGTTTTTCCAGGAAGTTTTGATCCGATTACGCGTGGACATTTAGATATGATTCAGCGTGCTAGTCGGTTTGTTGACCATCTGATCGTTGCTGTGATGGTCAATACGAGTAAGCAACCCTTGTTTACGATGGCTGAAAAGGTAGCGATGATCAGCGATGAAGTCGCGGAACTACCCAATGTTGAAGTTCAAGCAGCGACCGGATTGACCGTCGATTTTATGGCGAGCGTCCACGCCACCGTGTTAGTACGTGGACTACGCAATGAGCAGGATTTTGGCTATGAACGTGACATCGCGTGGATGAATAAGTCGTTGGATGAGACGATCGAAACGATTTGTCTAATTGCTCGACCGCCGTATGCTTACTTTTCGTCTAGTTTAATTAAAGAAGTCGCTAAGATGGGGGCCGATGTTTCGAAGTATGTCCCAACCGCAGTGGCACAAAAACTACACCAACGTTTAGGAAATGATCAACATGACTAA
- a CDS encoding helix-hairpin-helix domain-containing protein, with amino-acid sequence MMTWIKLLKAHWRIVGIGSALIIILITGWALSQLRQPQSAVPNELLASSESVGDRTSARSTTATSTSATGTVSVNPAGSQAGNDLPGYVDVKGAVNKPGLYQITASMRVADVIQLAQGMQPQADAQQVNLAAKVTDQQVIYVPVKGEQPLTVVKPPVTPSASSNLEVSGGAHSSTDKVNLNTADVAALQKLSGIGQKKAEKIIDYRQQHGNFKTIDDLKNVSGFGEKTVAKYKDQLTV; translated from the coding sequence ATGATGACTTGGATCAAATTACTTAAAGCACATTGGCGTATCGTTGGAATTGGTAGTGCGCTTATCATTATTTTGATAACGGGGTGGGCCCTTAGTCAGCTTAGACAACCGCAATCAGCTGTTCCCAATGAGTTACTGGCTAGTTCAGAATCAGTAGGCGATAGGACAAGTGCACGTTCAACAACGGCCACTAGTACGTCGGCAACGGGAACAGTATCAGTGAATCCGGCTGGCAGTCAGGCAGGCAATGATTTACCAGGGTATGTGGATGTTAAGGGTGCAGTTAATAAGCCGGGGTTGTATCAGATTACAGCAAGTATGCGGGTGGCAGATGTCATTCAGTTGGCGCAAGGCATGCAGCCACAAGCCGATGCTCAGCAAGTTAACTTGGCTGCTAAAGTCACTGACCAACAAGTTATTTACGTACCAGTTAAGGGTGAACAGCCTTTAACTGTGGTCAAACCACCGGTGACGCCATCAGCTAGTTCTAATTTGGAAGTGTCTGGTGGTGCTCATTCGTCGACGGATAAGGTTAATCTTAATACTGCGGATGTGGCTGCTTTACAAAAATTAAGTGGAATTGGGCAAAAGAAAGCGGAAAAAATTATTGATTATCGCCAGCAACATGGTAATTTTAAGACGATTGATGATTTGAAAAATGTTAGTGGCTTTGGTGAAAAAACAGTGGCGAAGTATAAAGACCAACTGACCGTCTAG
- a CDS encoding TIGR03766 family XrtG-associated glycosyltransferase, which produces MIRRYFYRFSQSTITVIWWLLFGLMFIFAVTSPNIILGDNATFGTSTTMLTTSLVIGITAVLIMSYAYPRFRRGVYRVLVTHQLWTAGSLLGLVVIGQIIFVTFVHPVSGFDAGMLHYAATSAKHVQEVGVTAYYSLNQNNMPIMLFMHWLSESTGQTSWQFFDYVTLFFVDLSAAFNLLSVAVVRRHALGFALYLHAGWLAVFPSIIMPYTDAWGLPLVSFYMLCYFVMRQTSLPPLLRVASAVGFGISVTLTYFMKPSSIIPVIAIVIIECLEGLKHKRAPHAPAIFVSAAMLILMVESAGFTYHYTNQAIQGQTYIKLDRSRSIPAIHFMAMGVYGTGGYSEKQAIQMAVLPTKKQKTDYSIKMLKRRLKKLGPLGYFEFLIKKQRNNTADGTFGWLKEGNFFRENQKPTNQGFSNWLKNFIYLYGRHIADFRFTAQLWWIALLTVIVLGSGAKWRVIQLLRLSMIGGFVFLLLFEGGRSRYLIQYLPCLLLLGTFSFERAVANVQRVFGWYQRKLKAAIAADEAE; this is translated from the coding sequence ATGATAAGACGTTACTTTTACCGGTTTAGTCAATCAACAATTACAGTCATTTGGTGGCTGTTATTTGGCTTAATGTTCATCTTTGCGGTGACTTCGCCGAATATTATTTTAGGTGATAATGCGACGTTTGGGACGAGCACGACCATGCTAACAACTAGTTTAGTCATTGGCATTACAGCCGTTTTAATTATGAGTTATGCCTACCCACGCTTTCGACGGGGCGTGTATCGTGTGCTGGTCACGCACCAACTTTGGACAGCGGGCAGTTTGCTCGGGCTGGTCGTTATCGGCCAAATCATCTTTGTCACGTTTGTGCACCCGGTGAGTGGCTTTGATGCGGGGATGCTTCATTATGCAGCGACTAGTGCCAAGCACGTGCAGGAAGTTGGCGTAACTGCATACTATAGTCTTAATCAAAATAATATGCCCATCATGCTTTTTATGCATTGGCTATCAGAGTCAACGGGACAAACATCGTGGCAGTTTTTTGATTATGTGACGTTATTTTTCGTTGATTTATCGGCGGCCTTTAACTTGTTAAGTGTGGCGGTGGTGCGCCGACACGCGCTGGGATTCGCATTGTATTTACATGCGGGCTGGTTGGCTGTCTTCCCAAGTATTATTATGCCGTATACGGATGCATGGGGCTTACCCTTGGTTTCTTTTTACATGCTATGTTACTTTGTGATGCGTCAGACGAGCTTGCCACCGCTACTGCGAGTGGCGTCAGCGGTTGGCTTTGGAATAAGTGTTACGTTGACTTATTTTATGAAACCTTCATCGATTATTCCAGTCATCGCGATTGTCATTATTGAATGCTTAGAAGGATTAAAACACAAGCGTGCCCCGCATGCGCCCGCAATCTTTGTCAGCGCTGCGATGTTGATCTTAATGGTGGAAAGTGCGGGCTTCACTTATCACTACACGAATCAGGCAATTCAAGGGCAAACGTATATCAAATTAGATCGGTCACGGTCGATTCCTGCAATTCATTTCATGGCGATGGGTGTTTATGGGACCGGTGGCTATAGTGAAAAGCAAGCAATTCAAATGGCGGTCTTGCCAACTAAAAAACAAAAGACTGATTATTCGATTAAGATGCTGAAACGACGTCTAAAAAAGTTGGGACCACTGGGTTACTTTGAATTCTTAATAAAAAAGCAGCGTAATAATACAGCTGACGGGACCTTTGGCTGGTTGAAAGAAGGTAATTTCTTTCGTGAAAATCAAAAACCGACGAATCAGGGTTTTAGTAATTGGTTGAAAAACTTTATTTATTTATATGGCCGGCATATTGCCGATTTTCGTTTTACAGCTCAACTGTGGTGGATCGCACTACTGACGGTTATTGTGTTGGGGTCTGGGGCTAAGTGGCGGGTCATCCAACTGCTACGACTGTCAATGATTGGTGGCTTTGTCTTTTTACTGCTATTTGAAGGTGGTCGGAGTCGCTATTTGATCCAATACTTACCATGTTTGTTATTGTTAGGGACATTTTCATTTGAGCGTGCTGTTGCGAATGTTCAGCGTGTGTTTGGGTGGTATCAGCGCAAATTAAAGGCAGCAATTGCGGCAGATGAAGCGGAATGA
- a CDS encoding pyruvate carboxylase produces MKKVLIANRGEIATRVIRACHELGLQTVAIYAKEDEFSVHRFKADEAYLVGEGKAPIAAYLDIEDIIRIAKENHVDAIHPGYGFLSENATFARRIAEEGMTFVGPKPEHLEMFGDKITAKRVARDAGVQTIPSTLHPVTSLNEALQFTQKYGYPIMIKAAMGGGGRGMRIVHEASELQEAFDRARSEAMQSFGDDEIYLEKFIANPKHIEVQILADAHGNVMHLFERDCSVQRRNQKVIEFAPAVALPVELRTKICNAAVDLMKSVHYLNAATVEFLVEGDQFYFMEVNPRVQVEHTVTEMITEIDIVHAQLKIAMGGDLFEDLHLPHQDALTYKGAAIQCRITTEDPANDFMPDTGRIETYRSPGGNGVRLDAGNTYSGAIVTPYFDSLLVKACVAARNFKAAVHKMRRVLVEFDIRGVKTNIPFMLNVIDNPTFQAGEAGIRFIDQTPTLFKFPDDTQREDKMLKYIGNVTVNGFADVAQHAKKYYPDVEFKDDFQPIAPEIVTAKDVLDNQGVQGLQQWLLAQKQVLLTDTTMRDAHQSLFATRMRTKDMLAVAAASQKALPQLFSYEMWGGATFDVAYRFLNENPWNRLKELRQAMPRTLFQMLFRGSNAVGYQNYPDNVIREFILEAAKSGIDVFRIFDSLNWIPQMEKSIQAVKETGKIAEATICYTGDIMDPDRQKYSLDYYRQLALDLQSTGADIIAIKDMAGVLKPEAAYELVATLKESLAVPVHLHTHDTTGNGIFTYARAVEAGVDVVDVAASSLSGTTSQPSMSSLYYALAHNDRQPDVNINNVEAINRYWQGVRPYYQDFSNGMTSPQTDIYQTQMPGGQYSNLQQQAKAVGLGDRWEEVKAMYATVNDMFGDIIKVTPSSKVVGDMALFMMENHLTPADIYDHGTKLDFPASVINFFAGNIGQPVGGFPKKMQKIILKDHPALTVRPGSLAKPADFDAVKAELSAKLGRDANHQEVLSYILYPKVFMDYNASHKRYGHVSLLDTPTFFQGMRLGETVDIELAKGKTMIVKLNQISDPDVDGVRTLYFSINGQNQEIMVKDNAIHQSATSTRKAEPTNENEVGATMSGSVLKLLVKKGQTVKKGEPLLVTEAMKMETTIQAPEDGVIEHIYVNAGDVIQTDDLLLEIAPQ; encoded by the coding sequence GTGAAGAAAGTATTAATTGCTAACCGGGGAGAAATTGCAACGCGGGTTATCCGTGCTTGTCATGAATTAGGCTTGCAGACTGTTGCGATTTACGCCAAAGAAGATGAGTTTTCAGTTCACCGTTTCAAAGCTGATGAAGCGTATCTAGTTGGGGAAGGTAAGGCGCCAATTGCGGCTTACCTTGATATTGAAGATATTATTCGCATTGCCAAAGAAAATCATGTTGATGCGATTCACCCTGGTTACGGTTTCTTATCTGAAAATGCGACTTTTGCACGACGGATTGCTGAAGAAGGGATGACGTTTGTTGGCCCTAAGCCGGAACATCTCGAGATGTTTGGGGATAAAATCACGGCCAAGCGAGTGGCACGTGATGCTGGCGTTCAGACGATTCCAAGTACTTTGCATCCGGTGACTAGCCTGAATGAGGCCTTGCAGTTTACCCAAAAGTACGGTTATCCAATTATGATCAAAGCTGCTATGGGTGGTGGTGGTCGTGGGATGCGGATCGTGCATGAAGCTTCAGAATTACAAGAAGCTTTTGACCGAGCCCGTTCGGAAGCCATGCAATCCTTCGGCGACGATGAAATCTACTTAGAAAAGTTCATTGCGAACCCCAAGCACATTGAAGTTCAAATTTTAGCGGATGCGCACGGTAACGTGATGCATCTGTTTGAGCGGGATTGTTCTGTTCAGCGTCGTAATCAAAAAGTGATTGAATTTGCACCAGCCGTAGCACTTCCAGTTGAATTACGGACTAAGATTTGCAATGCGGCGGTCGATTTGATGAAGAGTGTCCACTATCTAAACGCAGCAACGGTTGAATTCTTGGTCGAAGGGGATCAATTCTATTTCATGGAAGTCAACCCACGAGTTCAAGTGGAGCATACGGTTACGGAAATGATTACTGAAATTGACATCGTGCACGCCCAACTGAAAATTGCGATGGGTGGCGATCTGTTCGAAGACTTGCATTTGCCACACCAAGACGCCTTGACATATAAGGGTGCGGCAATTCAGTGCCGAATCACGACTGAAGATCCGGCTAATGATTTTATGCCGGATACTGGACGGATTGAGACGTACCGGTCACCAGGTGGGAATGGTGTTCGGTTGGATGCTGGTAATACTTATTCGGGGGCCATTGTAACCCCATATTTTGACTCATTGTTAGTCAAGGCTTGTGTGGCGGCCCGTAATTTCAAGGCGGCTGTTCATAAGATGCGACGGGTCTTAGTTGAATTTGACATTCGTGGTGTCAAGACGAACATCCCATTCATGTTGAATGTGATCGACAACCCAACGTTTCAAGCTGGTGAAGCTGGGATACGCTTTATCGATCAAACGCCCACGCTCTTCAAATTCCCTGATGACACGCAACGTGAAGATAAAATGTTGAAGTATATTGGGAACGTGACTGTTAATGGTTTTGCCGATGTTGCTCAGCACGCAAAAAAATACTACCCTGACGTTGAATTCAAAGATGATTTCCAGCCGATCGCACCTGAAATTGTGACGGCCAAAGACGTCTTAGACAACCAGGGTGTCCAAGGCTTGCAGCAGTGGTTACTAGCACAAAAGCAAGTGTTATTAACGGATACGACGATGCGTGATGCACATCAAAGCTTATTTGCAACCCGAATGCGGACGAAGGATATGCTGGCCGTTGCTGCTGCGTCACAAAAGGCATTGCCACAACTGTTTTCATATGAGATGTGGGGCGGTGCGACTTTCGATGTGGCTTACCGTTTCTTGAATGAAAATCCATGGAATCGGCTAAAAGAACTTCGGCAAGCGATGCCACGGACATTATTCCAAATGTTATTTCGTGGTTCGAATGCGGTTGGTTATCAAAACTATCCCGATAATGTGATTCGGGAATTCATCTTAGAAGCCGCTAAGAGTGGAATTGATGTCTTCCGTATTTTTGACAGCTTGAATTGGATTCCACAGATGGAAAAGAGTATTCAAGCCGTCAAGGAGACGGGCAAGATTGCTGAAGCAACGATTTGCTATACTGGCGATATTATGGATCCTGATCGACAGAAATATAGTCTCGATTACTACCGGCAATTGGCTTTAGATTTGCAATCAACCGGTGCTGACATTATTGCTATTAAGGATATGGCGGGAGTCTTGAAACCGGAAGCTGCTTATGAGTTAGTGGCTACGTTAAAGGAATCGTTAGCCGTGCCGGTTCATCTGCATACACATGATACGACTGGCAACGGTATCTTCACCTATGCGCGAGCTGTTGAAGCTGGTGTTGACGTGGTCGACGTTGCAGCCAGTTCACTGTCAGGAACGACGAGCCAGCCTTCAATGAGCTCGCTATACTACGCGTTAGCGCACAATGATCGCCAACCAGATGTTAATATTAATAATGTCGAAGCTATTAATCGTTACTGGCAAGGTGTCCGACCATATTATCAAGACTTTTCAAATGGGATGACTAGTCCCCAAACGGATATTTACCAGACGCAAATGCCTGGTGGCCAATATTCTAACTTGCAACAACAAGCTAAAGCAGTTGGCCTTGGTGACCGTTGGGAAGAGGTCAAGGCGATGTATGCGACGGTCAATGATATGTTCGGTGATATCATCAAAGTGACACCAAGTTCAAAGGTTGTGGGTGACATGGCCTTGTTCATGATGGAGAATCATTTGACGCCAGCTGATATTTATGATCATGGAACCAAACTTGATTTTCCAGCCTCAGTAATTAATTTCTTTGCTGGTAATATTGGACAACCAGTTGGTGGTTTTCCGAAGAAAATGCAAAAAATTATTTTGAAGGATCATCCAGCGTTGACTGTTCGACCAGGTAGTTTAGCTAAGCCGGCTGATTTTGACGCCGTTAAAGCGGAATTGTCAGCTAAACTTGGCCGCGACGCTAATCATCAGGAGGTTTTGAGCTACATCCTGTATCCAAAAGTCTTCATGGATTACAATGCCAGTCACAAACGGTATGGTCATGTCTCCTTGTTGGACACGCCAACTTTCTTCCAGGGAATGCGACTGGGTGAAACCGTCGATATTGAATTGGCGAAGGGCAAGACCATGATTGTTAAGCTCAACCAAATTAGTGATCCCGATGTTGATGGGGTCCGGACACTTTACTTTAGTATCAATGGTCAAAATCAAGAGATTATGGTCAAGGATAATGCCATTCATCAGTCGGCAACGAGCACACGTAAAGCAGAACCAACTAACGAGAATGAAGTTGGCGCAACGATGAGCGGGTCCGTTCTGAAGTTACTGGTTAAGAAAGGCCAGACCGTTAAGAAGGGCGAACCATTACTCGTGACTGAAGCGATGAAGATGGAGACGACGATTCAAGCACCAGAAGATGGTGTCATTGAACACATCTATGTCAATGCGGGTGATGTGATTCAAACGGACGATTTATTATTAGAAATCGCACCACAATAA
- a CDS encoding TIGR03111 family XrtG-associated glycosyltransferase: MYWINLALTRMGFWITWALVPIVVEIIPAIVSTIKLMRLHRHMPKLEAPAKWPWVTIIVPVYNSEDTLFDCIRSIDNQTYDKKSMQIILANNQSTDDSFGAYARAQNAFPDLFLRYVNTDKGKARALNAAIYESIGSYVINIDSDGLLESNAVKNMVLRFESDERIAAMTGAVLPQRDLVKQVHGWWHRLLAKNEYYEYAQAFLSGRTIESFCDQLFTMSGAFSAFRREVLMETFLYDTDTIGEDTDMTFQIRTRLGKKVVICANAIFYVAPISGFSELYTQRQRWQRGELEVAQHYMAQTASIRGFFKDFLVRRIMIDHTFTFPRMIWTFATIVLIAFGYSTVVVGLSYLLIYALYAMVGVINFISVGILLRPYPEEKRFYSHLWWLTLTLPLYMFLTSWIRLVGVINAMTTQATWKMRGFTEEWQRLWAVLCDDGQTIRDHYRQRRKGK, translated from the coding sequence ATGTATTGGATCAACTTAGCACTGACCAGAATGGGATTCTGGATTACGTGGGCGCTGGTACCGATTGTTGTTGAAATTATTCCAGCAATCGTATCAACGATTAAGTTAATGCGATTACACCGGCACATGCCTAAGCTTGAAGCACCTGCTAAATGGCCGTGGGTAACCATTATTGTACCGGTTTATAACTCTGAGGATACGTTGTTTGACTGTATCCGTTCAATCGATAATCAGACGTATGATAAAAAATCAATGCAGATTATCCTTGCCAATAACCAGAGTACTGATGATAGCTTTGGGGCGTACGCTCGTGCTCAAAATGCCTTTCCAGATTTGTTTTTGCGGTATGTTAATACTGATAAGGGTAAAGCGCGAGCACTTAATGCGGCAATTTATGAGAGTATTGGTAGTTATGTCATTAATATCGATAGTGATGGTCTTTTGGAATCAAACGCGGTCAAAAATATGGTATTACGATTCGAGAGTGATGAGCGCATTGCAGCTATGACCGGAGCAGTGTTACCACAACGGGATTTGGTTAAACAAGTTCATGGTTGGTGGCACCGTTTGTTAGCCAAAAATGAATACTACGAATATGCCCAAGCCTTTTTGTCTGGCCGAACGATCGAATCGTTTTGTGACCAATTATTTACTATGTCAGGGGCCTTCTCAGCGTTTCGGCGGGAAGTGCTTATGGAAACCTTTTTGTACGACACTGACACCATTGGTGAAGATACGGACATGACTTTCCAGATTCGGACGCGACTTGGCAAAAAGGTTGTGATTTGTGCGAATGCGATTTTTTACGTAGCACCAATTTCGGGTTTTTCAGAGTTGTATACGCAACGGCAGCGGTGGCAGCGTGGTGAACTAGAAGTGGCGCAACATTACATGGCACAAACAGCTAGTATCAGAGGCTTTTTCAAAGATTTCTTGGTGCGCCGGATCATGATCGACCATACGTTTACATTTCCACGAATGATTTGGACTTTTGCAACGATCGTTCTAATTGCTTTTGGTTATTCAACCGTGGTGGTCGGGCTATCCTATCTCTTGATCTATGCGCTGTATGCCATGGTTGGTGTAATCAATTTTATCAGTGTGGGCATTCTGCTACGGCCATATCCAGAAGAAAAGCGCTTTTATTCACACTTGTGGTGGTTGACTTTGACATTGCCGCTCTACATGTTTTTGACGTCATGGATCCGATTAGTGGGGGTCATCAATGCGATGACAACGCAAGCAACTTGGAAGATGCGCGGGTTCACGGAAGAATGGCAACGATTATGGGCGGTCTTATGTGATGATGGTCAGACCATTCGTGATCATTATCGACAGCGCCGGAAAGGAAAATAA
- the rsmD gene encoding 16S rRNA (guanine(966)-N(2))-methyltransferase RsmD — protein MRIVAGDFGGRRLKAVPGMQTRPTTDKVKEAVFNIIGPYFDGGQSLDLFAGSGGLSIEAVSRGVTRAVLIDRQYQAIKTIKDNIAVTKAPDRFEVIKGDAERVLDRLATQNERFDWVFLDPPYAKQQIVKDIQRCDTLGLLNSGCRIVCETDTNANLPTTLSGFELVRQQDYGITVITIYQKVTEVG, from the coding sequence ATGCGAATTGTAGCAGGAGACTTTGGTGGCCGGCGGTTAAAAGCCGTACCAGGAATGCAGACCCGGCCAACGACAGATAAAGTGAAAGAAGCTGTTTTTAATATTATTGGGCCTTACTTTGATGGTGGTCAGTCCCTAGATTTGTTTGCGGGTAGTGGTGGCTTAAGTATTGAAGCTGTTTCACGGGGGGTGACCCGGGCGGTCTTGATTGATCGGCAGTACCAAGCCATCAAGACGATTAAGGATAATATTGCCGTCACGAAGGCACCCGACCGTTTTGAAGTCATTAAGGGGGATGCTGAACGAGTTTTAGACCGGTTAGCAACTCAAAATGAACGCTTTGATTGGGTATTCTTAGATCCGCCGTATGCTAAACAGCAAATTGTTAAGGATATTCAACGTTGTGATACATTGGGATTACTGAATTCGGGTTGTCGAATTGTCTGTGAAACTGATACCAATGCGAACTTGCCAACAACGTTGTCAGGTTTTGAATTGGTTCGACAACAAGATTATGGTATTACAGTTATTACCATTTACCAAAAAGTAACGGAGGTTGGGTAA
- a CDS encoding SepM family pheromone-processing serine protease codes for MTKVRQLLSRYWGILVVVLVVLALFLVPLPYYIEGPGSADNLKTFVTVKRHPDHHRGKFMLTSVAEAPATPILWLYAQLNPHYDVVSAQDMTGGQDDATYNRVQKFYMRSAINEAIATAYSAAHKAYHKTYQGIYVLTVQPNSKFKHQLKVGDTITKVDGHHFNTASAYQHYIGRQGVGHRVTITYRRNGDTKQATAPLVKLSTHRAGIGIGLTDNIKVTTAIPVKVDPGQIGGPSAGLMFSLQIYQQLTNQNLRHGRKIAGTGTIDQNGQVGEIGGIDKKVIAAKRAGATIFFAPYVKPTKALLAVEEKGQTNYQLAKATAKKYAPNMKVIPVTSFKQAVHYLQTHPN; via the coding sequence ATGACTAAAGTACGACAGCTATTAAGCCGGTATTGGGGCATACTAGTCGTCGTACTGGTGGTTCTGGCCCTGTTTTTGGTACCGTTACCGTACTATATAGAGGGGCCGGGAAGTGCGGATAACTTAAAAACGTTTGTCACCGTTAAACGTCATCCAGATCATCACCGTGGTAAATTTATGTTGACTTCGGTGGCAGAAGCGCCGGCGACACCCATACTGTGGTTATATGCACAGTTGAATCCACATTATGATGTGGTTAGTGCGCAGGATATGACGGGTGGTCAAGATGACGCGACCTATAATCGCGTTCAAAAATTTTATATGCGTAGTGCGATTAATGAGGCGATTGCGACGGCGTATTCGGCCGCCCATAAAGCTTATCATAAGACTTATCAAGGAATTTATGTCTTGACCGTTCAGCCTAATTCGAAGTTTAAGCACCAATTAAAAGTTGGCGATACCATTACCAAAGTTGATGGGCACCATTTTAACACGGCGAGTGCTTACCAACATTATATTGGTCGGCAGGGGGTGGGCCACCGGGTGACGATTACGTACCGGCGTAATGGCGATACCAAGCAGGCCACCGCGCCCTTGGTCAAGTTGAGCACCCACCGTGCCGGCATCGGGATTGGGTTGACTGATAATATCAAGGTCACAACGGCCATCCCAGTTAAGGTTGATCCCGGCCAAATTGGTGGACCGTCAGCTGGATTAATGTTTAGTTTACAAATTTATCAACAATTAACCAATCAGAATTTGCGGCATGGGCGTAAAATTGCTGGTACTGGAACAATTGATCAGAATGGCCAAGTTGGTGAAATTGGCGGGATTGATAAGAAAGTGATCGCCGCAAAACGCGCGGGCGCAACGATTTTCTTTGCACCGTATGTCAAGCCAACCAAAGCGTTGTTAGCCGTTGAAGAAAAAGGGCAAACTAATTATCAGTTAGCCAAAGCGACCGCTAAAAAGTACGCACCGAACATGAAAGTCATTCCGGTGACGTCTTTTAAACAGGCGGTTCATTATTTGCAGACCCATCCGAATTAA
- a CDS encoding FtsW/RodA/SpoVE family cell cycle protein, which produces MWKKLHYMDYVLFIPYLIVSGIGVVMVYSSSSYVAAQNGTTPTGYLVKQLIWVVLGLLITLVCMNLKIDYFKQTKLLGFLGFAMLIVLVLLRLVGKSINGAAGWIILGPVSIQPAEFCKFYLIIYLASIIAQREAHFGVARFRELGAQFVMLFAMILLIFVQPDLGGATINLAIAAVILFASGIPYFVGVGVFAGAVGAFEWVLVPLVSRLPQSAFTNSYQLRRFLGFLNPFKTASGAGTQLVNSYYAISNGGLTGVGIGNSLQKRGYLPEPNTDFIMSITAEELGLIGILLVMGLLLVIVVRTIYIGVRATNTFNALVCYGVAAYLTIQAFVNVGGIVGLIPITGVTFPFMSYGGSSMMVLTLSLGLVLNISALEKIARRNTVRQAG; this is translated from the coding sequence ATGTGGAAAAAGTTACACTATATGGACTATGTGCTGTTTATCCCGTATTTGATTGTTAGCGGGATCGGCGTTGTCATGGTCTATTCATCGAGTTCATACGTAGCCGCACAAAATGGCACGACACCCACCGGTTATTTGGTAAAACAGCTGATTTGGGTTGTCTTAGGATTATTGATTACTTTGGTTTGTATGAATTTGAAGATTGACTATTTTAAGCAAACTAAGTTACTCGGCTTTTTGGGGTTTGCGATGTTGATTGTTTTGGTTCTTCTCCGGCTAGTTGGTAAATCAATTAATGGGGCGGCCGGCTGGATTATTTTAGGGCCAGTTTCAATTCAACCGGCCGAATTTTGTAAGTTCTATCTGATCATTTACTTGGCATCAATAATTGCCCAACGTGAGGCGCATTTTGGCGTGGCCCGTTTTCGTGAACTTGGTGCACAGTTTGTGATGCTCTTCGCGATGATTTTATTGATTTTTGTTCAACCTGACCTTGGTGGGGCAACGATTAATTTAGCAATTGCGGCAGTGATTTTATTTGCGAGTGGTATTCCGTACTTTGTTGGTGTCGGTGTTTTTGCGGGGGCAGTCGGGGCCTTTGAATGGGTCTTAGTACCGTTAGTGAGTCGTCTACCCCAAAGTGCTTTTACTAATTCTTATCAGCTCCGGCGATTTCTGGGGTTTCTTAATCCGTTCAAGACGGCTTCGGGGGCTGGAACGCAACTGGTCAATTCTTACTATGCCATTTCGAATGGCGGCTTGACAGGCGTTGGTATTGGGAATAGCTTGCAAAAGCGCGGATACTTACCCGAGCCAAACACTGATTTCATTATGTCGATCACGGCAGAAGAACTAGGATTGATCGGTATTCTGCTAGTGATGGGATTATTATTAGTGATTGTGGTGCGCACCATATATATTGGGGTACGTGCAACTAATACGTTTAATGCACTAGTATGCTACGGAGTGGCCGCATATTTGACCATTCAAGCATTTGTTAATGTGGGTGGGATTGTTGGTCTGATTCCGATTACTGGGGTGACTTTCCCGTTCATGAGTTATGGTGGTTCCAGTATGATGGTGTTGACCCTTTCACTGGGGTTGGTGTTAAATATCAGTGCGTTGGAAAAAATAGCCCGACGCAACACCGTTCGACAGGCAGGCTAA
- a CDS encoding YlbG family protein: protein MDFTVKPRRSLIVYMHSMKQVRQLKRFGLIQYQSRKEHYVVLYMDENQIPAATTKIKKLNFVRKVEPSYRPDVAMNFGERVDQGFFKPTTTGAPDDDDED, encoded by the coding sequence ATGGATTTTACAGTTAAACCGCGCCGGTCGCTCATCGTCTATATGCATTCGATGAAGCAGGTGCGCCAATTAAAGCGGTTTGGGTTAATTCAATACCAATCACGCAAGGAACATTATGTGGTCTTGTACATGGATGAAAATCAGATTCCAGCGGCAACCACTAAAATCAAAAAATTAAATTTTGTTCGTAAGGTTGAGCCGTCATACCGACCGGACGTTGCTATGAACTTTGGTGAACGCGTGGATCAAGGGTTCTTTAAACCGACCACGACCGGAGCACCGGATGACGATGATGAGGATTAA